From Musa acuminata AAA Group cultivar baxijiao chromosome BXJ3-8, Cavendish_Baxijiao_AAA, whole genome shotgun sequence, one genomic window encodes:
- the LOC103993262 gene encoding pentatricopeptide repeat-containing protein At3g60050-like: MRSIVLLGHRSGRILSGSCLWVWPSRSLCSNQCGKDDGFPKDSSKKVDPGHLGISPERVRRDKEAFPSKDAEERLDFADNKFDFGGNNEEELECGHLPEETLLGFSIGGTDTADDDDQSDRRGNINPRRRFIEGNKAEADRVFEILQQDGPAFNVRSALDELHLHVSNALVREVLLRILMSINGANRLRCAKLAYKFFVWSGQQMDYRHNTNSYNLTLKVFAEAKELKAMWRLMDEIIEKALPITARTFIILICTCGEAGMARKVVERFIKSKNFIYRPFKHSFNAILHSLLTVNQYWLVEWVHQKMLLEGYSPDVLTYNVVMRAKYMLGKLDQFHRLLDEMGKNGFAPDLHTYNLMLHVLGKSNKPLSALKLLNYMNDVGCHPSVLHFTTLIDGLSRAENVDACKYFYDEMVKKGCEPDVVCYTVMITGYVIAGEFDKAQEIFQDMLISGQLPNVFTYNAIIRGFCITGKFDEACSMLKDMDTRGCTPNFSVYSSLVARLRNAGKVSQANDIINYMVEKGHYLHLVSRFKGYRRR; encoded by the coding sequence ATGAGATCTATTGTTCTTCTTGGTCATAGATCGGGTAGGATACTCTCGGGTTCCTGTCTTTGGGTTTGGCCTTCGAGAAGCCTTTGCAGCAATCAGTGCGGAAAGGATGACGGGTTTCCAAAAGATAGCAGCAAGAAAGTTGATCCTGGGCATCTTGGAATTTCTCCAGAAAGGGTCCGTAGAGACAAAGAAGCATTTCCCTCAAAGGATGCTGAAGAAAGATTGGATTTTGCAGATAATAAGTTTGATTTTGGGGGAAATAATGAGGAAGAGTTGGAGTGTGGACACCTCCCTGAGGAGACCCTTCTTGGTTTCTCAATTGGTGGTACAGACACAGCAGATGATGATGATCAGAGCGATCGCCGTGGCAACATTAATCCTCGACGGAGGTTTATAGAGGGTAATAAGGCTGAAGCTGACAGGGTGTTTGAGATCTTACAACAGGATGGGCCTGCATTCAATGTCCGGTCAGCACTAGATGAGCTGCATTTGCATGTCTCCAATGCATTGGTGAGAGAAGTTCTTCTCCGCATTCTTATGTCTATAAATGGTGCCAACAGGTTGCGGTGTGCCAAATTGGCCTATAAGTTCTTTGTGTGGTCGGGTCAACAGATGGACTACAGGCATAACACTAACAGCTATAATCTTACCCTGAAAGTTTTTGCAGAAGCTAAGGAATTGAAAGCCATGTGGAGACTGATGGATGAGATTATCGAGAAGGCATTGCCAATCACTGCACGCACATTTATAATATTGATTTGCACTTGTGGAGAGGCTGGCATGGCCAGGAAGGTGGTCGAGAGGTTtataaaatccaaaaattttatcTACCGGCCTTTCAAGCACTCCTTCAATGCAATTCTCCATTCTCTTCTAACTGTGAATCAGTATTGGTTGGTAGAGTGGGTTCATCAAAAGATGCTGCTCGAGGGGTACTCGCCAGATGTTTTGACCTATAATGTCGTCATGCGTGCTAAATACATGCTAGGAAAGTTGGATCAGTTCCATAGATTGCTTGATGAGATGGGGAAAAATGGGTTTGCTCCCGACCTCCACACGTATAATCTCATGCTCCATGTGCTTGGGAAAAGTAATAAACCACTTTCTGCACTTAAACTTTTAAACTATATGAACGATGTAGGCTGCCATCCTAGTGTTCTTCATTTTACCACTTTGATTGATGGGCTTAGTCGTGCTGAGAATGTTGATGCTTGCAAATACTTTTATGATGAGATGGTTAAGAAAGGGTGTGAACCAGATGTAGTATGTTATACTGTGATGATAACTGGCTATGTAATTGCAGGAGAGTTTGATAAGGCACAGGAAATATTTCAAGATATGTTAATCAGCGGGCAACTTCCAAATGTTTTTACATACAATGCTATTATCCGTGGGTTTTGCATTACTGGGAAGTTTGACGAGGCATGTTCCATGTTGAAGGATATGGATACAAGGGGCTGCACTCCAAACTTCTCAGTATACAGCAGTTTAGTTGCAAGATTAAGAAATGCAGGAAAGGTTTCTCAAGCAAATGATATAATCAACTATATGGTAGAGAAAGGTCACTATCTTCATTTAGTATCAAGGTTCAAGGGTTACAGAAGACGTTAG